The segment AAAGTAAAACCAAATTTCATTTTGTCTTATCTTAATAAGATAAATCACTCTTTTTAAATTAGCCATCAAATACTCTTTTTCCTTATGGTTCCTGCCCTAGTGAAGATTTTCAAGATTACTCTCGTAAAACCTATATCTATGACCAAAGGAATATTTATAACCAAAAGAACATTACCATGCTGGTGGATTTTACTGATACTTATAAATTTTGGCTGCAATGAGAGCTATGATACTAAAACAGGTAAACAAAACCATACTCCAAGCTCCAGATTAAAACAGAAGTGGCACTGGGGAAATAAGCACAAACAGTATGAAGCCGCAGGGTATGCACAGGTTGTTAAAACCGGGAATACCATTTATGTTTCAGGCATTCCTACCAGTGATTTAAGTCCTGAAGGGATTAGAAAAGTTTACAGCCAATTGGAAAAATGCTTGAATTCATTTGGTGCATCTTCTGAAGATGTGGTAAAGGAAACGCTTTATACAACAGACATAGAAACGATGAAAAAATACAATGTGGCAAGAAAAGAATTTTACAAAGAAATTATCCTGCTGCAACATGGATTCAGGTAAACAGACTGTATAAAGCAGATTCCAAGTTAGAAATAGAGTTAGTTGAGCAACTAACTAGTAATGAAGAAGAAGAATACTGATTTTGCCACTCAGATTATTGAACTAAAAAACACCGATCAGCAGCTTAGGCAACAGCTTATTGAGCTAGGTAAACTTTCTGATGGTTATAATAGGGAATGGAGGCGCTGCACAGTAGCAATGGCATTAAATGAAATCATTGAAACAATTTTCTTGTGCAAGATCAAGGCAGGAAGCATTCGGATATTTATCTTGAACTCGGTTTTTAATCCTTGTCCCATTTTTCTGTTGCCTTAAAAAAAGAGTTTGAGGATAGTTCCAACCTCACTTAAAATGGATAATAGAGACTAATTGGTAAATCACTTACTGACAGCTACTGAAGAGTCCACAGGCTTTTATGCTTGTGTCCGGCTCACCCTATTTTTTACCATATGGTAAGTGAGTGCTTTGCGCTATGTACTATCTTTACGTTATGGAAGTGCTAATAAATCTTATCCTGCAATTTGGTGACCTAAACAAACAGCAGATCGAGTTTTTGCTGAGTAAGGTTGAACTGCTCGAATTCAAAAAAGATGATTATCTGTCGGAAGCCGGGAAGGTGCCCCGCTATGTGGCGTTCGTGCTGGAAGGCGTGTTCCGCTTTTGTTATTATAACAATAAGGGGGAAGAGGTCACCAATTATTTTGTAGATGAAGGCAATTTTGTAGTCGATAACGAAAAATTTGAATCACAGATCGCGGCCTCAGAATATGTACAAGCGGTTACCGACTGTAAGGCACTTGTTTTTACTAAGAAAGACTGGGACGATATATCCAATACCATCGTGGGATGGGAAATGATGAAGGCCAACATGGTAAAAAAATGCCTTACTCTGGCTATGGAGCGTCGCAGTCCGCTGGTTTCAGAAGATGCCACCACGCGTTACCTGTCATTCATTGAGGCGTTTCCCAACCTCATCAACCGCATCCCGCTTTCGTACGTGGCCTCGTACCTGGGTATCACTCAGCAATCGCTAAGCCGTATACGCCGTAATATCCGTTAACGGCGCTTTTTACCAAATGGTAAATGTTTTTTTGTTGCCATTTTCAACATTTGCTTATTCATTTAAAAAATAAAAAAGATGAGCAAAAGATTGTACTGATAACAGGGACAAACAGTGGTTTTGGCTGGCTTACCGCCCACAGCGTGGCTGCCTTAGGGCATAAGGTATATGCCACAATGCGCGATACCCATGGCCGTAACGCCGATAAAGCCCGGGCCCTTGCAGCTGTAGCGAACGTGATTGTTTTGGACGTTACCCTGACAGACGATGAGAGCGTGAAGCAGGCCGTTGACACCATTTTGTCCAAAGAAGGTGCTATTGATGTACTGGTGAACAACGCCGGTTATGCCATGACCGGTGTGGCCGAGAGCTTTACTACGGCCGATGTACACACCACTTTTGATATCAACGTTTATGCTCCTTGGCGACTGATTAAACAGGCGCTGCCCGCTATGCGCAAACAGGCCGATGGACTGATCATTAACGTGACCAGTGGCTTTGGGTGGGTATCGTTTCCGTTCGCTACCATTTATGCAGCCTCGAAATTTGCGCTGGAAGGAATAAGCGAGGATCTGCATTACGAGGTAAAGCGTTTAGGCATTGATGTGACCATTGTGGAGCCGGGTGCTTTCCCTACCGAAATGCAGCAAAAGAACAACCCCGCATCTGATCAGTGGGTATTTGAGGGGTACGGCGCTATTGCCGATATACCCAATAAAATGATAGCTGCATTGGGCGGAGAAATGCAGGCTAAAAACCCCAACCCGCAGGAGGTTGCCGACGCCATTATAAAACTGATTGGCGCCCAAAAAGGCACACGGCCATTACGCACTGTGGTTGATCCTATAACCGGGCAATACATTGAAGTGGCAAACCAGGCTGTGGCCGAACAATTTACCAAAGGATTGACGGTGTTCGGGATGGGTGAGTTATTATAAGCGGACCATATTTAGTGGGAATGGCAGTGCCTTGGGCTACTGCCGTTTTTTGTTTCTGCCTATTGGAGCATTGTATAAAAATTTGTTTTTACTAACTCCAAGGCCAATTTCCATTCCGGTCATTGCTGTCCTTGGTAAACCTAAAACCTGCGGCCACCTCGCTTAAAGTCATTTAATGCTCTTCCTGTATAGTATACGTATTGGTGACAATAAAAAGGAAAGATCTGATTTAGGACCTGTACGATTGATTTTAGAAAAAGTGCCTACTGCCGTTTATCAACAAAAGATGAAACGTACGAGAAAACCAAGAGTGATCTCGGATTTGCTCAAAAAGTTTACAAACAAAGGATGGTTTAAAAGAGAAAAGGAAGGATGAGAAGCAATTTGACTCCCGACTCCCTTTTGAGATCCTTTTTACTTCTTAGCCTGACGGCTATGTCAGAGATGATCCTTTGATAATGGTGTAATACTTGATTTTCCCATTCAGGCAAACCAACGGACAACACTTTTATTGAGTTATTGATCAGAGCCGAGACGGTGGAAGTTTTCGAGATGGCTTCCGCAGGTTCCGTACTTAAATACAAACTGGTTTTTCTCTTTTTCAGCAGATACCGTCATTTTGAATACAACCAAACTCAATATGAACACATCCCAAAATTGAAATCATGCCAATTTTGCCTTATAAAACTAAATAAGACAAAAATGAGCAAAACTATTTTTATTACCGGTGCATCAACCGGCTTAGGAAAAGCAACCGCTAAATTATTTCACAACAAAGGGTGGAATATCATCGCGACCATGCGTAATCCGGAGAAAGAGACGGAACTGAATCGATTGGAAAATATAACGGTGCTTCCACTGGATGTAACCAATCTCGAACAGATCGAAAGTACGGTGCAGCACGCTCTTTCCTTAGGTGAGATTGATGTAGTATTTAACAACGCAGGTTACGGATTAATTGGTCCTTTGGAAGCTTTAAGCGATGAACAAATCACCAAACAATTAAATACCAATTTATTGGGTGTTATTCGTGTAACAAAAGCATTTATACCATATTTCAGAAATAAAAAAGCAGGAACGTTTATCAGCACTACTTCTTTAGGTGGTTTGGTTACTTTTCCTTTGGGGTCTATCTATCACGCTGCCAAATGGGCACTGGAAGGCTGGAGTGAAAGTATGTCTTTTGAGCTTAATGCCCACGGAGTTTATATAAAAACAGTAGCTCCCGGAGGTATAAAAACAGATTTCATGAGCCGCTCTATGGAGTTCTCTACCATTCCAGAATATGCTATTATCTCAGAACCAATGATGTCCAATTCGGAAACGATGTTGGCAGCAGGAGCCATGCCGGAAGACATTGCAGCAATTGTATATGAAGCGGCTACTGATGGTGAGAATAAGGTACGGTATGTTGCCGGAGAAGATGCGAAAGCCATGTATGCAAAACGACTTGAAATTGGCAATGAGGGTTTCAGAGCCTTTATGAAAGATATTTTTCTTGCCGACAAGAATTCGTAAATTGACAATATGAAATCGGATAAATCACCTGTTATAATTAATTCCATATTCGAACTTCATAGTTTGCTGGAACTGCCAAAACCGTTACATCCTTTGGTAAGCGTATTTGATAATACAAAAGTTGTCACTAACAAAAAGAAATTACCTAAGGCATTCATTTTCGATTTCTACAATATCTCCTACAAGAAGCAATTGAAAGGAAGAAGCGGCTATGGCCAAAACTACTATGATTTTGATGACGGGACGATGATTTTTACATCGCCGAAGCAATTAATTACTACATTGGATGAAAGGGAATATTTCGGCATCACATTGCTTTTTCATCCCGATTTTATTCGGCATCATCCGTTGGGTCTAAACATCCGGCAATATGGTTTCTTTTCTTACGAAAGTAATGAGGCGTTACATCTTTCAGATAGTGAGAAACAAACTGTATTATCTGTGTTTAAAAATATTGAAGATGAACTGCATCATAACATTGATGACTTCAGTCAGGATATTATCCTCTCGCACATAGAAGCATTGCTCAATTACAGCAATCGTTTTTATAAGCGGCAATTTATCACGAGAAAAACTGTCAACCACGATATGTTAACCCGGGTTGAAAAAGTACTGAATGAGTATTTAGATACCGAAAATGCTATTGTTGATGGTTTGCCTACAGTGGAAATGCTGGCATCAAAAGTAAGTGTATCACCACGCTATTTAAGCGATATGCTCCGTTCAGTTACTGGACAGAACGCACAGCAATTAATTCATGAAAAACTAATAGAAAAAGCTAAAGAATACCTGTCTGCAACATCTATGAGCATTTCGGAAATCGCTTACCATTTAGGGTTTGAATATCCACAATCATTCAGCAAATTGTTTAAAAGAAAAACTGGTGTTACACCTGTGGAATTTAAGGAGGGGTTTCGTCTTAACTAATTGGTCTATGGCTATATAACTTGTCTTTAAATTGTATAAGCATTTCCTTAAAATCTTTGTATAGAACCAGGCTATGAAGTGCTTAGAATCAGATATCAGTTATTGGTGGAATATGATAACGAAAATACCAAGGATGCTCAACTCAAGTAAGCCATCATCATGCTCTAAGATACAAGGCCTGGATGGAATTAGCTTTCAATCCGAAAACTGATGTAGCAATTACCTTTAAATCTTTGCTTTCGGAGATACTACCTGGTTTGAGTCCCATACATTCAGTTCATTTTCGAAAAATATACCATCGTCGCTAAAAGCAAGCCAACCGTTGTGAGATTAAAAGGAGTTCCTGCCCTTAACTGATTCTTGCCACAGGAGCAAAGAATCAGTTAAGGGCAGATTTATTGCACAGTATTTATGGCAATGTGCTTGTAAAAAAAAGAATTACAGGAGTTACTATAAGCTATTCATCTAATAATTTTAATAATTACCTTTTTTGGAAAAGATAATTCCTGATTTAGACAATTAATTATTTTAAAGGATCAAGACCTTTGAAAAAAAACAAATATGTCTTTAGAAAATCGAAAAGTAGTATTCAAAGGGGCTTATATACTTTCTATGGATAAAAATATAGGTAATCTCCCCGTAGGCGATGTGTTTATTGAAGAAAAAAAAATTGCCGCTGTTGCTCCCCACATTGATGTGGAAGACGCTGAAATTATTGACGCAACGGGAATGATTTTGATGCCTGGATTTACCGATGCACATCGCCATTCCTGGCAGGGAACTTTGAGAAGATTGATGCCCGATGTTAGCGATTTGATGAGTTATGTCAATGATATTCATTTCGGTTTGGCAAAGTATTACCGTCCGGAAGATATTTACCTAGGTAATCTGTTGACGGCTTGGAGTGCGATTGATAGTGGCATTACTACCATTATTGATGCCTCACATAATACACGAAGTTATGCTCATGCCAACGCAGCGGTAGATGCATTCGAAGAATCAGGTATCAGGGCATTATATGCTGCTGGGTTTCCGCTTGCGGGCGAGTGGGAACAATCGTTTTGG is part of the Xanthocytophaga agilis genome and harbors:
- a CDS encoding RidA family protein, whose product is MTKGIFITKRTLPCWWILLILINFGCNESYDTKTGKQNHTPSSRLKQKWHWGNKHKQYEAAGYAQVVKTGNTIYVSGIPTSDLSPEGIRKVYSQLEKCLNSFGASSEDVVKETLYTTDIETMKKYNVARKEFYKEIILLQHGFR
- a CDS encoding Crp/Fnr family transcriptional regulator: MEVLINLILQFGDLNKQQIEFLLSKVELLEFKKDDYLSEAGKVPRYVAFVLEGVFRFCYYNNKGEEVTNYFVDEGNFVVDNEKFESQIAASEYVQAVTDCKALVFTKKDWDDISNTIVGWEMMKANMVKKCLTLAMERRSPLVSEDATTRYLSFIEAFPNLINRIPLSYVASYLGITQQSLSRIRRNIR
- a CDS encoding SDR family oxidoreductase; the protein is MLIHLKNKKDEQKIVLITGTNSGFGWLTAHSVAALGHKVYATMRDTHGRNADKARALAAVANVIVLDVTLTDDESVKQAVDTILSKEGAIDVLVNNAGYAMTGVAESFTTADVHTTFDINVYAPWRLIKQALPAMRKQADGLIINVTSGFGWVSFPFATIYAASKFALEGISEDLHYEVKRLGIDVTIVEPGAFPTEMQQKNNPASDQWVFEGYGAIADIPNKMIAALGGEMQAKNPNPQEVADAIIKLIGAQKGTRPLRTVVDPITGQYIEVANQAVAEQFTKGLTVFGMGELL
- a CDS encoding SDR family oxidoreductase gives rise to the protein MSKTIFITGASTGLGKATAKLFHNKGWNIIATMRNPEKETELNRLENITVLPLDVTNLEQIESTVQHALSLGEIDVVFNNAGYGLIGPLEALSDEQITKQLNTNLLGVIRVTKAFIPYFRNKKAGTFISTTSLGGLVTFPLGSIYHAAKWALEGWSESMSFELNAHGVYIKTVAPGGIKTDFMSRSMEFSTIPEYAIISEPMMSNSETMLAAGAMPEDIAAIVYEAATDGENKVRYVAGEDAKAMYAKRLEIGNEGFRAFMKDIFLADKNS
- a CDS encoding helix-turn-helix transcriptional regulator, which produces MKSDKSPVIINSIFELHSLLELPKPLHPLVSVFDNTKVVTNKKKLPKAFIFDFYNISYKKQLKGRSGYGQNYYDFDDGTMIFTSPKQLITTLDEREYFGITLLFHPDFIRHHPLGLNIRQYGFFSYESNEALHLSDSEKQTVLSVFKNIEDELHHNIDDFSQDIILSHIEALLNYSNRFYKRQFITRKTVNHDMLTRVEKVLNEYLDTENAIVDGLPTVEMLASKVSVSPRYLSDMLRSVTGQNAQQLIHEKLIEKAKEYLSATSMSISEIAYHLGFEYPQSFSKLFKRKTGVTPVEFKEGFRLN